The Skermanella pratensis genome has a window encoding:
- a CDS encoding long-chain fatty acid--CoA ligase yields MADPAAKLAEYPWARSYPADIDWNADIPTAPLHRLMDDAVSRFGDRPCIDFMDKRYTYAQIGALVDKAAKGFQEMGVGKGSKVGLFLPNTPYFVICYYAVLKAGGTVVNFNPLYAEREIAKQIEDSDTDIMVTLDLAVLYGKIAKMLGQTRLKRIVVARMADILPFPKNWLFPIVKRKDIARIPSDDRHLAFARLIANAGRPAPVEIDPDEDVAVLQYTGGTTGVPKGAMLTHANIYANAVQSGMWCTDAKPGQERMLGVLPLFHVFAMTGVMNLPLVLGAEMVLVPRFELDNVIRLIQSKKPTLFPAVPTIYTAIVNHKDIGSYDLSSIRFCLSGGAPLPVEVKHAFETKTGCKLVEGYGLSESSPVATANPMYGVNKAGSIGIPLPRTVIEIVSLDDRSRLVPLGEKGEVCIRGPQVMKGYWKRPGETAEALADGRLHTGDVGYMDEDGYTYIVDRIKDMILCGGYNVYPRNVEEAIYLHPAVAECVVAGVPDPYRARPSRPMSS; encoded by the coding sequence ATGGCCGATCCGGCAGCGAAGCTCGCAGAATATCCGTGGGCGCGTTCGTACCCCGCGGATATCGATTGGAACGCCGACATCCCGACGGCGCCGCTCCACCGCCTCATGGACGACGCGGTAAGCCGATTCGGCGACCGGCCGTGCATCGACTTCATGGACAAGCGCTACACCTACGCCCAGATCGGCGCCCTGGTGGACAAGGCGGCGAAGGGCTTCCAGGAGATGGGCGTGGGGAAGGGCAGCAAGGTCGGGCTGTTCCTGCCCAACACGCCCTATTTCGTGATCTGCTACTACGCCGTGCTGAAGGCCGGCGGCACGGTGGTCAACTTCAACCCGCTCTACGCCGAGCGGGAGATCGCCAAGCAGATCGAGGACAGCGACACCGACATCATGGTCACGCTCGACCTGGCGGTGCTCTACGGCAAGATCGCCAAGATGCTCGGGCAGACCCGGCTGAAGCGGATCGTCGTCGCCCGCATGGCCGACATCCTGCCGTTCCCCAAGAACTGGCTGTTCCCGATCGTCAAGCGCAAGGACATCGCCCGCATCCCGTCCGACGACCGGCACCTGGCCTTCGCCAGGCTGATTGCCAACGCCGGCCGGCCGGCCCCGGTGGAGATCGACCCCGACGAGGACGTGGCCGTGCTCCAGTATACCGGCGGGACCACCGGCGTGCCCAAGGGCGCCATGCTGACCCATGCCAACATCTACGCCAACGCCGTCCAGTCGGGCATGTGGTGCACCGACGCGAAGCCGGGGCAGGAGCGCATGCTGGGCGTGCTGCCGCTGTTCCACGTCTTCGCCATGACCGGCGTGATGAACCTGCCGCTGGTGCTCGGCGCCGAGATGGTCCTGGTTCCCCGGTTCGAACTGGACAACGTGATCAGGCTGATCCAGTCCAAGAAGCCGACGCTGTTCCCCGCGGTGCCGACCATCTACACCGCGATCGTCAACCACAAGGACATCGGCTCCTACGACCTGTCGTCGATCCGCTTCTGCCTGTCGGGCGGCGCGCCCCTGCCGGTGGAGGTGAAGCACGCGTTCGAGACGAAGACCGGCTGCAAGCTGGTCGAGGGCTACGGCCTGTCGGAAAGCTCCCCGGTCGCCACGGCCAACCCGATGTACGGGGTCAACAAGGCCGGTTCGATCGGCATCCCGCTGCCCCGCACCGTGATCGAGATCGTCAGCCTGGACGACCGCTCCCGCCTGGTTCCCCTGGGCGAGAAGGGCGAGGTCTGCATCCGCGGGCCCCAGGTGATGAAGGGATACTGGAAGCGCCCGGGCGAGACGGCGGAGGCGCTGGCCGACGGCCGCCTGCATACCGGCGACGTCGGGTACATGGACGAGGACGGCTACACCTACATCGTCGACCGGATCAAGGACATGATCCTGTGCGGCGGCTACAACGTCTATCCGCGAAACGTCGAGGAGGCGATCTACCTGCATCCCGCCGTCGCGGAATGCGTGGTCGCCGGCGTGCCGGACCCCTACCGGGCCAGACCGTCAAGGCCTATGTCAAGCTGA
- a CDS encoding AMP-binding enzyme has protein sequence MRGRRRAGPLPGQTVKAYVKLTEGHGLTREDLAEFLRDKLSPIEIPKHLEIRDELPKTMIGKLSRKALLEEEEARRSDRQAPRD, from the coding sequence ATGCGTGGTCGCCGGCGTGCCGGACCCCTACCGGGCCAGACCGTCAAGGCCTATGTCAAGCTGACCGAGGGCCATGGGCTGACGCGCGAGGACCTGGCGGAATTCCTGCGCGACAAACTGTCGCCCATCGAGATCCCCAAGCACCTGGAGATCCGCGACGAGCTGCCGAAGACCATGATCGGCAAGCTGTCCCGCAAGGCGCTTCTGGAGGAGGAGGAGGCCCGCCGCTCCGACCGTCAGGCCCCCCGGGACTGA
- a CDS encoding LuxR C-terminal-related transcriptional regulator, which translates to MRILIGDDHALFREGLNRLLEQIFSDADYIQAATYQEVMAQCSGSEPPDLILTDLQMPGWPGFEGIRQIKAMLPTIALVVVSASESGADARQAIEHGAGGFIPKSSSVQIMVSALRLVLAGGVYMPHALMNSSGTSGLTSAPRDHAVVAEPTSGISLTQRQRDVLGCLREGKSNKQIAYELGLSEGTVKIHVTAIFKSLGVKNRTQAVISASRYAMR; encoded by the coding sequence ATGCGTATTCTGATCGGGGACGACCACGCGCTGTTCCGCGAAGGACTTAATCGTCTGCTGGAGCAGATTTTTTCCGACGCCGACTACATCCAGGCGGCGACTTACCAGGAGGTCATGGCGCAGTGCTCCGGGAGCGAGCCCCCCGACCTGATCCTGACCGACCTGCAGATGCCGGGCTGGCCCGGTTTCGAGGGCATCCGCCAGATCAAGGCGATGCTGCCCACGATCGCGCTGGTGGTGGTGTCCGCGTCCGAGAGCGGCGCCGACGCCCGCCAGGCGATCGAGCACGGCGCCGGCGGTTTCATCCCCAAGTCGTCGAGCGTGCAGATCATGGTCAGCGCGCTGCGGCTGGTGCTGGCCGGCGGCGTCTACATGCCGCACGCCCTGATGAACTCTTCCGGGACGAGCGGCCTGACCAGCGCGCCGCGCGACCACGCCGTGGTGGCCGAGCCCACCTCCGGCATCAGCCTGACCCAGCGCCAGCGCGACGTCCTGGGCTGCCTGCGCGAAGGCAAGTCCAACAAGCAGATCGCCTACGAGCTGGGGCTGTCCGAGGGCACGGTGAAGATCCACGTGACCGCGATCTTCAAGTCGCTGGGCGTCAAGAACCGCACCCAGGCGGTGATCAGCGCGTCCCGCTACGCGATGCGCTGA
- a CDS encoding thioesterase family protein, translating into MNLIFRMIKVLLAALLGRRTDLMDESVLTFRVWPNDLDVNLHMNNGRYLTIMDLGRTDLMIRCGLARPILKNRWMPVLGGASVSFRRSLKPFERFRLHTRVLGWDAKWVYMEHRIESMDGRVAALATVRGLFKSADGSVEPAEILRLMGRDVESPPITRPFPSPAPMTEEI; encoded by the coding sequence ATGAACCTGATATTCCGCATGATCAAGGTCCTTCTGGCCGCCCTGCTCGGGCGGCGGACGGACCTGATGGACGAGTCGGTCCTGACGTTCCGGGTGTGGCCCAACGACCTGGACGTCAACCTTCACATGAACAACGGCCGCTACCTGACGATCATGGATCTCGGCCGGACGGACCTGATGATCCGGTGCGGGCTGGCGCGGCCGATCCTGAAGAACCGGTGGATGCCGGTGCTGGGCGGGGCCAGCGTCAGTTTCCGGCGGTCGCTGAAGCCGTTCGAGCGGTTCAGGCTGCACACCCGCGTCCTGGGCTGGGACGCGAAGTGGGTCTACATGGAACACCGCATCGAGTCGATGGACGGCCGAGTCGCGGCCCTCGCGACGGTGCGCGGCCTGTTCAAAAGCGCGGACGGATCGGTCGAACCGGCCGAAATACTGCGACTCATGGGCCGGGACGTCGAATCTCCGCCTATTACCCGGCCTTTTCCCAGTCCCGCTCCTATGACCGAAGAGATATGA
- a CDS encoding acyl-CoA dehydrogenase C-terminal domain-containing protein, with product MPTYKAPLDDVRFVLNEVFAVGRLAELPGHEDHTPDLIEAVLEEGAKFAENELQPLNRSGDEEGCHYENGVVRTPKGFKEAYAKFIEGGWTGVSCDPDYGGQGLPHVVNFILEEFICSANLSFGMYPGLSHGAYNALSLHGTDELKRAYLPKLVDGTWSGTMCLTEPHCGTDLGMIRTRAVPDGSNDGSYAVTGTKIFISAGEHDLTENILHLVLAKLPDAPAGTRGISLFLVPKFLPREDGTPGMRNGVTCGSIEHKMGIKASSTCVMNFEDAKGWLVGQPHKGMRAMFTMMNAARLGVGIQGLGLAEVSYQNAVAYARERLQGRSLTGAKAPDKPADPIIVHPDVRKTLLTMRAHTEGCRALAAWVGMNIDVSIRHPDPEVRREADDLVALMTPVVKAFFTDHGFDATNMGMQLYGGHGYIREYGMEQFVRDARIAQIYEGANAIQALDLVGRKLPQDMGRLLRRFFHPVSELLEETQEDPELLEFVIPLAKAFGKLQQATALVAQRGMKNAEEAGAASTDYLRMFALVALGYMWLRMVKAAKEKQREADGRAGFYDSKVKTGRFYMTKLLPQVNGLFLTIMAGSQVLMDMDADAF from the coding sequence ATGCCGACCTACAAGGCGCCTCTGGACGATGTCCGTTTCGTGCTCAACGAAGTCTTCGCGGTCGGCAGGCTCGCCGAGCTGCCGGGCCACGAGGACCATACGCCCGACCTGATCGAGGCGGTGCTGGAGGAAGGCGCCAAGTTCGCCGAGAACGAACTCCAGCCGCTCAACCGCTCCGGCGACGAGGAGGGCTGCCACTACGAGAACGGCGTGGTGCGGACGCCGAAGGGCTTCAAGGAAGCCTACGCCAAGTTCATCGAGGGCGGATGGACGGGGGTTTCCTGCGACCCGGACTACGGCGGCCAGGGGCTTCCCCATGTGGTGAACTTCATCCTGGAGGAGTTCATCTGCTCGGCCAACCTGTCGTTCGGCATGTATCCCGGCCTCAGCCACGGCGCCTACAACGCGCTGTCGCTGCACGGGACGGACGAGTTGAAGCGGGCCTACCTGCCGAAGCTGGTGGACGGCACCTGGTCGGGCACCATGTGCCTGACCGAGCCGCACTGCGGCACCGACCTGGGCATGATCCGCACCCGGGCGGTGCCGGACGGGTCGAATGACGGCAGCTATGCGGTGACCGGCACCAAGATCTTCATCTCGGCCGGGGAGCATGACCTGACCGAGAACATCCTGCACCTGGTGCTGGCCAAGCTGCCGGACGCGCCGGCCGGGACCCGGGGCATCAGCCTGTTCCTGGTCCCCAAGTTCCTGCCGCGCGAGGACGGCACGCCGGGCATGCGGAACGGCGTGACGTGCGGCTCGATCGAGCACAAGATGGGCATCAAGGCGTCCAGCACCTGCGTGATGAACTTCGAGGACGCCAAGGGCTGGCTGGTCGGACAGCCGCACAAGGGCATGCGCGCCATGTTCACCATGATGAACGCGGCCCGGCTGGGCGTCGGCATCCAGGGGCTGGGCCTGGCCGAAGTCAGCTACCAGAACGCCGTCGCCTATGCCCGCGAACGGCTCCAGGGACGGTCGCTGACGGGGGCCAAGGCACCGGACAAGCCGGCGGACCCGATCATCGTCCATCCCGACGTGCGCAAGACCCTGCTGACCATGCGGGCGCACACCGAGGGATGCAGGGCGCTGGCGGCGTGGGTCGGCATGAACATCGACGTCTCGATCCGGCATCCCGACCCGGAGGTTCGGCGCGAGGCCGACGACCTGGTGGCGCTGATGACCCCGGTCGTGAAGGCGTTCTTCACCGACCACGGGTTCGATGCGACCAACATGGGCATGCAGCTGTACGGCGGGCATGGGTACATCCGGGAATACGGGATGGAGCAGTTCGTCCGCGACGCCCGCATCGCCCAGATCTACGAGGGCGCCAACGCGATCCAGGCGCTGGACCTGGTCGGCCGCAAGCTGCCCCAGGACATGGGCCGGCTTCTGCGCCGATTCTTCCACCCCGTCTCGGAACTGCTGGAGGAGACCCAGGAGGACCCGGAGCTGCTGGAGTTCGTCATTCCGCTGGCCAAGGCGTTCGGCAAGCTCCAGCAGGCGACCGCGCTGGTCGCCCAGAGGGGCATGAAGAACGCGGAAGAGGCGGGGGCGGCCTCGACCGACTATCTGCGGATGTTCGCCCTGGTGGCGCTGGGCTACATGTGGCTGCGCATGGTCAAGGCGGCGAAGGAGAAGCAGCGGGAGGCGGACGGCCGGGCGGGGTTCTACGACAGCAAGGTCAAGACCGGGCGGTTCTACATGACCAAGCTGCTGCCCCAGGTCAACGGCCTGTTCCTGACCATCATGGCCGGGTCGCAGGTTCTGATGGACATGGACGCCGACGCTTTCTAG